In Topomyia yanbarensis strain Yona2022 chromosome 2, ASM3024719v1, whole genome shotgun sequence, one DNA window encodes the following:
- the LOC131680199 gene encoding DEAD-box helicase Dbp80-like has protein sequence MGETDHIIIGTPVNLMGGSINFRVFDCRFCTGRRGRHDRYSGPPGSVHPDTQAAVVVLPNYVLGHVRAGGDGVRRVTNPIVFRLVREQESLDNIKQYYVKCRNQDKKYQAISNIYGVITVGQAIILCHVMYRTVVSSK, from the coding sequence ATGGGCGAAACTGATCATATCATCATCGGAACACCCGTCAATCTGATGGGCGGGAGCATTAACTTCCGGGTGTTCGATTGCCGTTTTTGTACTGGACGACGCGGTCGTCATGATCGCTACTCAGGGCCACCAGGATCGGTGCATCCGGATACACAAGCAGCTGTCGTCGTCCTGCCAAATTATGTTCTCGGCCACGTACGAGCGGGTGGTGATGGAGTTCGCCGAGTAACCAATCCGATCGTGTTTCGTCTGGTGCGGGAGCAAGAATCACTCGATAACATCAAACAGTACTACGTCAAGTGCCGCAACCAGGACAAGAAATATCAAGCAATTTCGAACATCTACGGTGTGATTACCGTCGGACAAGCGATCATTTtatgtcatgtgatgtacaggACAGTTGTAAGCTCCAAGTAA
- the LOC131683021 gene encoding DEAD-box helicase Dbp80-like, translating to MSQDGHSVAVLSGDLTVEERLAVSDRFQAGLEKLLIIMNVLSRGNDVEQVTIIVNFDLPMDQQGRAECETYLHRIRRTGRIESVTHSCEPIDYISRLFFSRMESPS from the exons ATGTCCCAGGATGGTCACTCGGTAGCGGTACTGTCCGGTGATCTAACGGTGGAGGAACGGTTGGCCGTTAGTGATCGATTCCAAGCCGGACTAGAGAAGTTACTGATTATAATGAACGTTTTGTCCAGGG GTAACGACGTCGAACAGGTGACCATTATCGTCAACTTCGACCTGCCGATGGATCAGCAGGGACGAGCCGAATGCGAAACGTATCTGCATCGAATTAGACGCACCGGTAGAATCGAAAGTGTGACTCATTCGTGTGAACCTATAGATTATATTTCTCGCCTCTTCTTTAGCAGAATGGAATCGCCATcatga